The following nucleotide sequence is from Anopheles stephensi strain Indian chromosome 3, UCI_ANSTEP_V1.0, whole genome shotgun sequence.
gttttcacacacacacaccctccgCAACAGCTCGAGACTGATCGGGTCGAAGTAGAGATCTTCCGCAAACATGTGTTCAACAATGTACTCAAATTGGCCGACGACGCGGTGCCGAACGTTAGAATACAAGTCGCCAAGTGCCTCAAGGAAATCATTGCCCCCCATCGTACGTATTTGCGACCGGTCTGTTCACTTCCTTCACTTCTATAACAACCGGTGTTTGTGcttctgcctttttttttacagccAAATTTGCAAACGATCCCCAGGTCGAGCCGACGCTCCAGAAGCTACGCACCGATAAAGATTGTGACGTGCGGGGACACGTCGACGGCTACCAGAGCCTCGAGGAGGAAATGGCagccggtggcggtggtggtggtggtggtggttcgagCGCATCGAACGCAAGCACAATGATGATGACTTCGGGCGAAAGCGATTCGCACCAGAATGCGTCCTCTCCTTCGACGGCCGGCTCGCTGGCGGAATCGTGCGTTTCGTCCCATCTGTCGTACGCGGAGGTTACGAGCGGTTACTTCGGTTCGGCCATGTCCTCGCCTACGCTAGACCAAGCACCACCGGACGACGAACATGAGATGAAGGAGGAGgaagcggcggcggcggcggcggcggcggcggcgggtGAAGAGGAGGAGGTACAGCTTGCCGGTGGTGGACCAAATTCCGAGCGTGGTGTTGATGTGGCGAACGAGGGACTGGcggacgaggacgaggacgatTGTGGTGAGGAAGCGATCGAACAGCCGACCTCCTCCATGTCGACCGACGACGATGCGGCCTACTGTTCCGAGATGGAAACGTCCTCCGCCGTCTCGACGCCATCGGTGGGAACGGCCGCTGTTCTGGCCGCTACCATTCCATCGCAAACCGGTACGATGACTACCGACACCGCCaccactagcagcagcaacagcagcaacagtcaaGTCGTGCCATCAACATCCAACAGCACGGACGACTTGTCGGAGGAGCAGCTGGTGAACGGTGAGAGTGTCCCGGCATCCACCATTGCTactgctaccaccaccaccaccatagcTAACGATAGTAGTGCCGCGCCGAAGAAAGGTTCATCCGACACGGGCGCAACGGGAACCGGTGGGAAGATTAGGGAGAACTTCTTCCGGAAACGCTCCAAAGGCAAGAAGTAACTGTCGGGCGGTGATCGTGCGATCGTGAGCTccaatcaccaccaccaccaccaccaaaccccATTTTCTCtcccgaacaacaacaacaacagcaacagctatTAATACTTATTTGGGAACGAGCGAAGGATTTTAGGCGAGGATGTTTAAACTACCACTACCAACCAACTACACACTAAAAACTACTCAACTAGCGTCACCATTACTTCCACAATCGCTTTCGCTGATTGTATGTGTTTGTTGAGAAAGAGGGAGTGAGCGACGGAGAGAGCAATATGTATGAGTTAACTTTTTTGCGTTTTAACAGCTTAATATAGCAAACAATTTCTTCCTCGCCGTTGCCCGATTGATGACCACCACCGATGATAGGAGCGCCTCTCCCACAACAGCACatgtaggggggggggggtcgttCGCAAGCGCGCACAGGACTCGCACAGAGAGGTTaggttttgtttaatttgctGTGCTGGTGCTGTGTCCCTGTTGCTAATACTATACACGGCACCACTATTACTGCTATTGCGTGCGTGTTGGGGGAGGTTGTAACAgcgttttgtttaatttagcAATAATCCATCTCCAACTCCAGAACTGCTAGGCCTATACATTATTCGTGTGGGGAGGAGAAAAATGGGGAAGTTGGAAAAGGAGGTAGACGTTCAATTTATTTCGTTCAAGCCACCGTTTGTTGTCCTatggttttcttcttctgtctaCTAGTTTACAAGGCAATACAAGGAAAGGTCAGCCGCCGACTAACATCATGAAAACCGTGCTGGTATCagcgagagtgtgtgtgagagagagcaGGAAATAGGGATTTAGAGGATTTGTTAAACTAATATTCTTACCACAACAACCACCCGGACAGAGCAAGAAAGTGGCGTTTATATCTTTCCAAGCGTTAAACTTCCCGTAGCTCTCAGCTCTCGTGGCGAACAGAGTCGGCTCTGGTGGCAAATGGTTTGGAAGGGATGTGGAAGTGCAAGAATTATTACAAGCATATTATTATTACATTTagaaggaggaagaaaagcGAGATATGAGAatggactgctgctgctgtgcaaaaaaaaaaacgataggCGATGCGATGAAGCGTGATGTgattaaaacaacaacaacaacaaaacccggATGATAATGAAACAGAGATGGTAAAACAACCAAACTATCATCAATCAATGTATTGTGTCCGAAAATGATGTGTCGATGAAACAGGAAGAATACGCAATGACAAAGGTATGTTTTATATTATTGTAAATGTATTTGCTTATTTATCAGCAGGCGTATATCAAGGTCTGCTGTAGAAAGCCTCGATAACGTTTTCGATCCTTTATCCTCTGGTGGGCCTTTGTGGCTTTTCACTGGTGATGGGCGGGTCGCCGCCATCCGTAAGCGATGCGGGTCGGATTTTAAATTCCAACGAGTTCGGGTGGACCGGACCCACTGGTTGAACTCGATTCCTATAGGGTCGAACCCGACTCCGGGTTGATCCGGGAAAAGAGTCGTCTGACCAcccatcactactactctCGTCTATGTCTATGTGGACGGCCTAGAAATATTATGTGGGCTGGGTGAGTTGTCTGGCGTTATTCTCCTAACATATCCTGCTTGTCCACGGAGCTTAGCTAGTCTCATTCGCTACACTAGAATGGCTCAAGAATGTTTGGTCCCCATCCAGACGGCCGGTCAAAAATCATTCTTAGCATCTCAGATCTTAGGAGTCTCAGAAGAGTATCTGAGTACTGGGGATATAAATGGAAGGCTCTGGGCTTCGGGCACTGATGGCGTTAAGGAGATGTTGAACAGAGATGATGTCGGATATCTCATTCTAACAAGCCCCCCCCGGGAGACTTGACCGAGTTTGCCTTCCGAAGTCGATCTTGTACTACTAGCTTCCAATCTCCAATCAAGATTGAAATAAGTATGTTCGGGTTCGGGCTTCGTTCAACACCGGCCGCTAGTGGATGTTAAAATAGATGTTCCAATTTATTGGCTGTTAAATTCAATTATCTAGATAGAACTGTACATCGAGCATCATCTATTTATTTGTGCCGGCTAGTAGTGGGGGTTTTACAAaaagatcgttaggccaagagtGGACTACGAGCACATGTATCCTTCAATATAACAATTAGCCTTTCCTTCACAAGAAAATGTTAAGTCTAGCTAAAGAAAGTTAGAAAATTTAAGACCATATATACAAACTGCTTTAGCCGAGAACGTGTTTGTTCAATCATCAAGGCCGAGGATTTATGGATGACAGCATTTGATTGTGGTGCAGATAGGACTGATATCTTGCCGGGGTTGATGGTGTTGACGGTGTGAGATACTGGTGCTGTTGGTGCCGCGGTTGAGCCGCTACCCTAGAGCTTCCGCCAAAACTTAAGCTAGACGAAGGTGTTTGCATGCCTGAAATGCCTGAATCGTTCGCAAAAGCATCGATACCGGTTAAGCCTTGTTTGGCTCCTTCTACCATGACCTGACGTGCTGCTCCAGTGTTCCCTCGTTGTGAGTTCATCTGGAAGAGTGGTTCGTATAAAACAATGGGGGGAAATTATAGTTCCAATGATGCTGCTTACCGTAGTTACATGTTGCCGTTTAAAGCTACCATCCGTAACGGATGGTGGCGTTCCGAAGCTTTCGACAAAGCTCGATGATATCGTTGAAGTTGGTGTTGTTGTCCTTCGCTGGTCGTATCTGCGACTGGACGGATCGTCATCGCGACGATTGGACAGTGCAGATGACGGGTGGTTTGGTGTGGCCGGCTGCAGAGCCGGTCGTCTGGTAGTAGGGTCGCCCACCATCGGACCACCAGGGTAACGTGGGGACATTTGACGCATCGTTTCCTGCAGATTGCGACGGTAAGTGCGAAACTTTTCGTACCGTCGTTGCGTTTCCACTATCTTCTGGCGCATGGTATCTTCCATTTCCTTCATCTGATTTATTGCGATACGCTAAAAAAGGGGTAATGAATGTCCCCGGTAGTTGGTAAAGCATAGCGTTTTTTCCATTTGTTATACATACACAGCGCAGAATTCCTCGTATCATATTCTCCCGTTGTCTGTGCTGAAAGACGACACTCTGGTAGGCCACACTAAGCACCTTCAGACAGCCGGGATCATAGTACATCTTTTCTTTGCGATCCATCTGAAAAGGACGTTATCAACACTGTGTCAGTTAGAAACGGCCACCTTCCCGTCTGCTTCCCTTCTCACACCTGATTACTGAGCTCGGTGAAGCGTTCCAAGGGCTTTTGGCATATCGGGCATACTGTACCACGATCTGTAATGTAACACAAACAGAACCATAAGTAAATCAACGAAAGTGTGTGCCAATTAGCGCTCGCGCGGTACCTACTCGTTTTAGCCATGCATTGCTTACAGAGCACATGCCGGCAGGAAAGATGATAAAACTTTCGCTCCTTTCGCGATAAAAGATGAAAGCAACTGTTGCAGTGTATCCAGCGCGTAACGGACATCTTGTCATCAGCCCGGGGGGCCTATGATTATTTCGGCCTGATCACTAAATAACAACAGCTTCCCACCAGTTCACTAGCGCCAGTCGACGACGGGTTTCGTTCCGTTTGACATATTTTGCGCTTCCAAAGGCAACGCGGGATGGTTCTTTTCCCAAACAGCGCCTACTACGATGGAATCGTTTCCTCAGTGTAACGTTTTGTCCTAATAGCCCAATTTgcatattattttaaaaacaaaaccgagcTTTTGTTGGAtgcttttgtgtaaatttGTATTTAATTTGAGGTATGTACATAATATGAAGAGTTTTGCTAAAAGTAACGTTgccaacgttttttttttcataacgTTTTACCACAGTATACCGAACACCTCGCCCAAAAGCGTTACAAAATTCACCACATTTGACAGGAGCGTGCGTTACACCGAGGGTAGAAAGTTCGTACATAGAGTTTaattttcaagcaaataacagCTGATGATTTTGAAATCAACTGGTCTGGTCTAGTTGTTGAACTAAATCCATTCTACTCGCTATCACTAGTTAAGCCTACAAACTACAAAGCAGATAAATTCAATAACTTTCTTTGAAGTAAAATTTATTAGGATTCCTCTTCACTGCATTCCTCCAAGAACGGCAGGCATAACGCCTTTCCGTCCATCACAATTCCATCGAGCGAATGTCAAAGCATTTGTTTACAAGCGCTCTGCAATTCGGGCGCCGTTTTCTAGGAACGCTGCTCGTAGCtgaaaatatttgcaaaaaaCAGATTTATTGGTCGTGTAAAGTGGCTACACGGTTAAAATTGAGACACACCACGCTTCGGCCGCAAGATGATCGATGTGGATCAGCCCTGCCGCGTATGTCTGTCGGAAGGCACGTGGAACATCTTCAGCAGCAATGTTATCAACGACAGTCTGTGCACCGTCGCGTCCATCAACCACATCCGAGACAAGCTGCAGTACGTGACACAGCTCCAGGTAAATTGCTTCTCCTCGCCAGTTGTGATTGCACCCCAGGCCCAGAAGCTAACTCAGGCTCTATCGCTTCTAGGTGGACGCAAACGATGGTTTACCATTGCGGATTTGCGAACTGTGCATCGTGCAGCTAAACTTGGCCTATCGCTTCAAACAACTTGCGGCCGATTCGGACAGCAAGTTGCGAGAGCAGTACAGAGCAAAAGACACGCCACCACAGTGCGCAATCGAGGATGCACTTATCGTCGAGGCTATGATACAGGAAGATTCGGAAGGTTTCTCATTTCCGACAAAGCAAGAGCGAGATGATTGCACCAGCGAAATAAGCCTAGGGCCCACAGTTGTGCACGAACCTTCGACCGAACATTACGCCCGCATAAACGAAGCGAGCATGTTTAATGGCCCTATGACTCCCGATCCCGGCACCCTACCGGGGATGGTGTACCTGCAAAAGGATATAATCAATCCTGCCGAAGATGAAGCGTTCATCAATGACATCATCAAGAAGGAGGTGATTTCGATACCGTGGCCAATCGTTAACGACTGTACATCGAGCGCCGGTGAGGGGTCTGCGTCGAAAAGAACACCTACACCACCGAAGCAGTCCAGTGGTGGCAAGCGGAAGAAATCACGCAAATCTCCGCTGAAACGGCGAAGACTTTCGGCAAGTGAGGGAGAAGCAATGGATGGGTTAGAAAAAAATTTACAACTGCAACAACAGTTAgcaaaaaaggcgaaaaaacGCCGAACGGCAGTGGTGGTGCCCGAAACAACGGCGAATAGAACTGAAGCACCAACGGGTACTACTGCCGGTAGCGCAAAGCATGGATTAGAAAATCGTTTACAAACGCAGCAACAGTTggcaaaaaaggaggaaaaacagcCCACAGGACCTCAAACCCCAACGGACAGCGGCGGTGAAGAGAAGGATAGCTCGAAACCGTCAAAGGCAACGTTGCGTAAAAGGCGGCTGCAGAAAGTGTTGGACAGCTTGCGGATCGATATGGTGGAAGATAAGCTGCGAGAACGGCACAGCTTGCAATCGGGCCACACCAGCCAAGGGATATTGCCGCTTCTGAGCTCTTCGATGAAGCGCCGCAATTCGATCTGTGTTTCGGTCCTACCGCCGTGGATGTAGACTTGCGGAAAAGTGTGTCTGCTGGGAAatggaacgaacgaacggttgAACAAGTTTTGAAACGTATTTCGAGGACGGTCATGTACCATTCCATTGGCAAGTTAGCTTTATCTTTATTACGTTTGTAGTGTCATCTGTTCCATGTACGTATTTTGCAAGTTGTATTGTTTATGTGTAAGAAGTGGACGCGCATTCCTACCCTTTCGGCAGTTTCCAATTACATGAGTCTTTTGTATACTAAAGAGTAGAACTACACCCCTGTAGTGATAGACAGCTAAAACCCAATCAAACACAACTCCATGACGATCCAACCATCGTTTTGTAGGAAAAACATATTATTCCTAACACCCTTAGAGAGGAAATGAGGTGGAGAACTGGAACGAAGCGATCGCCCGCTCTAGACGTAGTATATAAAAAGACGAACAAATGAACCTCGAAGTACATGTAAGTTTTGTGAATTAGAATAAAGATTGTATCGAGCGTTATTGGACAATTGCTACAGTGCTTTTTGCTTAGGAAGCGAACAATAATGGTCTCGCGCTACTTTCTTACCTGAGTACGCTGCACTTGACTGCACATACCATCACTCAATCTGCGCTAACCAAGGAATGCCAGATTGGGAAAGGTTATTGAAGCCCTCCTTTTTCCAAGACAAGAGCCACCCATTATTATCGCGCTGGACTTTGTCATTGGGCACCGTATGGCGAGAGGACAGTTGCGATGATAAGCGTCTTCTGCTGTGTGTTGCTGTCTGTTACACCGATCCGTGTACGATAGACCGAAACCGAATGATAGCGGCGCCGTGTACGGTGAAGACATCAAACGAAAATTAAATCCTGACGCCATCCAGCTCCCTCCCTCGGATTCGCGGAATAGAATTGCGCATTTCGCACCATTCGCGAACTTAACGATCCGTTTTATAGTCCCCCACACAGTGCGGAGTGTGTTTGGAAGAGCGTACCTCACGTGCGAAATCGCAAATCGTGACATTTTGTGTGCactgtgcttttttttattgcctcCCAGCAAGGGCGGCAGAAGTAGCTGGGAGAGTACTAGTAGGATGAGAGCAGTAGaagctattaaaaaaaaaatcgacgaCCAGGAATCACAACCCTAATTACACGTGCTCCCTCACGCAATCTGCTGCCATTGaactggtttttgtttctatttaaaTGGGCATTTCCCAATAGCGCGCACCCTACCAATACTCTTCCGGCTGTGTTCCGCGTGCGCCGGAGTTGTATTGCTCCGATGCATTTTACTGCACCGGTGCAACGGTAGTTGTGTGTCAAGCGCTGCATGACGCATCATCCCCTTCGCGATCGGTGGTTGTTCTGGAGGGGGTTGCTTACATGCTGATTAGAATgtcacaggcacacacacacacacacacacacacagccaagcTCATTCTTATACTCTCACACCTGTTGCTGGTATGGTGATAGGGCCGAAAACAAGGGGAATCACACGGACCAAACACCGACCGCCTGTCAGTCAGTTCCAGCTCCAGCGATATCTTTacaccacatacacacacccccACGTCCAGGGGGTAGTTGGGATTGGAGGAAAAGCACGTGGAAGCACAGCATTCCGGTTTCTAGCTCCCATCGAAACTCCCCGAAAACAAAGAACCGGCAGCACACTTTCTTGCTTACGAGCGCGGTCGCACCGTTGCCTTTGTTTCATTCGATTTTTGCGTTGGTAACGGGCCTACGGTGTTGATGTTGCTTTCATCCCTCTCTTCAGTAGACGTTGCTGTTATTTCACCCCATTTTTAGGGGTAAGTTTTAGGATAAATTGGGGACTCTACCGAACACAAGTGTGTTCCGCTTCCAGCTGATAGAGTGTCCGAAAAGCGGATGCTGCCCTGTTGCAGACTGGCGCTGCGACTGGTTTAGTATCTCGCGGCGTgttgcactcacacacacacacgcacgctcaaCGTAGCGGCACGACGTGAACGTGCGCTCACTACGATGCCAGCGCGAACCTCTCCACACAGTGTACTAATGTGAGCCTCGCGAAGCGGATGCACAAGATTCTCCGGAACCGCGCCGTCACTTGTCTTCGCGAAGGAGGAcgtaaaaaaagtaaagaacGAAGAACAAGCTTACCACGGGTGCACCGTGGcattaagtgtgtgtgtgtgtgtgcaccggTTGGCAAACATTGTGGTCGAAAAGCGCAATTAAAGGGTGCTGTGTACCGCGGTGTTTGATTTGTGTGTTCCGGCGATATTATAACACACCGAGCACGGTGTCGATAACGGACGGGGTGGGCTCGAGGTGTGTTGCATGAAGAATAGACGCAAATCACCCCGTTCAAGTGacagttgttgctgttgttgtggtggttgttgcaGTGTCCAGCAGAGCCTACTGTGAACATATCGGAGTTTGGCGGCAATGCTGTGCAGAGAAacacaaagaaagaaaagtgtTGCGCGTTGACCTTGTAGCGGGAAACGATATTCAGCGTATCAGTGGCGAATGCActttcgttgttgtttgttttcatcgCTTGTTGCAAGACGAGCCACCACCTGTTGCGACCTGCTGGAGTGTTGTTTATCAGAtaataacaaacagcaaatacgtagcaaaaacaaaagggtTCAATTCCCGTACCTACAaaagtgattgtgtgtgtgtgtgtgtgtgtgtttttgttgcttcagtTAAGTGCGTTCTAATTCTTGGCTTCCGATAAGCGATTCCGAGATTCGCTAACACTTCTACGCAACTGGAGAAAATTATCtcgcgtgtgcgtgtttcgAGGGTGATAGTGCGTGTCGTGTTTTGTGGTTAaagcttttgtttatttgttcgcCATTCGTGCGTGAGCACCAGTAGCAGTCGGATAAACGCACACCAAAATGTCGACGCTGCTGAATTTGGACAGCTACCGTCATGAGATGTATGGTAAGTGTCAGTCGTAGTAGTAGTGCTCATAGTAACAACATAGCGCCGGTCGCAGCAAGCGCTGCGTAGTGTGTGAGACGGTACGTGCTTCCCGGGGAAGTTGCATACAGAGCAACCATCAAAAGTTTGTTCCGGTGACGACCTTGTTGACCGTGTACGATTTTGGGCGGCATTACCTTTATGTTTTTAATTGGTGTCTGGCACCATACTACACTCGCGGTTGATGAATCAGATCAGAACCCCACCAGAAGGAATGACGTGTATGCGCCACCATGATCAACCACGCGATCGATTGTGCTGCGGGCTTTGTTTCCTATTTTATTATCACCCCCAAACACTATCCGCATACGAAACTAGCGCCCTCTCTCGCTCATTCCTACTGTTCCGTCGCTTGTGTGCGTCATTATGTATGCGAAACTTGCAGCAGCCCCCGTAGGCACGATTCTTCGCCAGTGTGAGCatcatgtgtgtgagtgtgtgtgtgtgtggtgttgctgccgccgccggGTGGGGAATAAACCGGTACGCCGCGATCACAACACTACTGGGAAAGCCCCACAATGCACACACATGCCAGAGTTCAACACGTTCGCTGTTCATGTTGCCACCACTGTTGGGGAAGGGATCTTGTTTTGGTATGGATGGGGAATTCCCAAATGCTTACGGACCACCCCTCGCGACTCGCGACTTCCAGCGGTACAGCCTCCGCGATCGCGCCCTCAGCCCTACTAGTGCTCTGCCGATTGACAATTGAGTGATGAATCTTGCGTACGCCTAGTGTAGTGGTGACATAGTGGGCTCCGTCGGTGCTGTTTGGTCATAACTCTTTATCAGTATAGAAGATAAAAGTGTAAGGCTCGTTTCAATGTACTGTACTTACTGTTGCGTGAAGAtaaagggaaaagaaagctTCATAGAGAGGCAGTTATCACATTACGAAACACAGCTGAATCACATACAGTAGGCAAATATTTTTACAGCCAAGCCCTCGTTCTCTCTGTAGATTGGAGGCAGCCTCCCATCATGATGGACCATGGACTGATTATTCATTCGCTCACAGGCAGCCAGTCCGTGATGATCGTCCAAGATCGACTAATAAGGATCTCTCGTCTATTAGCAAGATACAGCTTTAGCCACCCATATTTATCTTTATTGTGCTTTGTTATAGCAAACAACAGATAGCACAACAAGCTTAcaaaaaatggcaagaaatTCTAGGAAGGTTCTATTAATCCTTTAGTAAACCTCCACAACTATTGTTAGCATTTTTGTTGTGCTTGGCGCGATATGGACATTAACaacttttaaaacaattaatcCGGAACGTGTCGGAAGAGGAAGGAAGAGTAGCCCATAACAAGCCCTTATTCTGGCGAGAAAGCATTTGAGGAAAGGAAATGagagttgattttttttaattgatccTATGATATCCTTGTTTAACAACTGTCTTCAACTTAGttaaacattaaaacaaaaattaaatactGAAGTCTTGACACATAGAACACTAGGTAAAATTTTGACCAAATATTGAACTCAGAAGGGGAATGTTGTTAAGGAGCGCTGTACTGATTTGAATCATTACTCGTGATCAGCATGTAGAGTTACGAAGGACTAATTGACTTTCTGTCTCATTCTGTTCCTGTTAGCTGACATTTCAAACTTACTTTGAGCAGTATCGATCGTTTGATGTAATGCAACCTCTTATAAAATTCAAGGAAATACTTCCTAAACCTAACCACCGTAGTACTCAGCAGTAGCACTGTAGAGACATACCACGATGGGAGATAGATAGGAGCGTAATGCATCCTCTTGAACCACACCATTCCTGGAAGGTATTTTGTTCGGTTGAATCTCAATGGTGGTAGAGctgatcattacctatcaagcAATGGTGAGTGTCCTTATCATATCACATACAACATCGTGATAACTCGGTTGGCCCGAATTATAGCGTGCTCCAATATTGGACTACCATTAGTCATCCTCCAAAGATAATGATCTGCTCAAGCTTGATAAATGAACGATAAATTGTCCGACTTTGGAAACAAACCCATTCCATAGTGTGATACAGGACGATGTCCTCCACTGCTTCAGATCAATCTTGTAGGCACGCTTATCGTCACACTTCACCGACGATTGTTTGTCAGTCGTGTTGGTGGCAAGGTGGGTCACAACTTTCGGTGACGAATAGGCTAGGCAGAGAATGTCGTCATCGTTGTCATCAATGTCCAACCGGTTGTCtacttgcttttttttttgtgttgccgtTGTTACCccgggggagggaaaaaaacgccACCTTGAAGACGGGTTGCGAAGAACCGCTCGGTGTTGTCTGCCGGTAGTCATACGGTGCGGTTGTAGTAATTTGCCCGCCCCATATTGTTTACGTGCTCCCCTTTGGTGGAGAGCATTTCATTCACGAGCGGTGTGCTTTTAGGCGCGAACGCCACGGGCCGTGGTGTGATTGAATTGATCCGGTAAGAAGATATTAACAATATATGTGTGAACGCATGTGAAAAGAGATGGAATTGTtcttgaaattgttttatttatcttctAGTTAAATTATTCACAAGCACGTGCTCTCATCGGGCTCGCGTTGGCTGGGGGGGAAAATACGCACGCTAGTGTTGAGTCACGCGTGGTTAGCTAGGTGAATGGAGAGGCGCACAGCAGGAAGCGATCGGaattttgttccaatttttaaaaccattcCTGGTAGTGGAAAATTTTGTAATTAATTCTGAAGAAGGGAAAGCTGTGTGTAAGTTATTAATAATTATAGCGGAAAGTCTTGCTTGATCTGCGAGAAAACGTGTCTCGGTGGCAGCTTAGTCAATTCAAAAGGAAAGATAGCAACAATACTAGTTTCTTTCTAACTAACACAAAAGTAatatttcgttcgttcgcatcGGTTCTAGACAGTAAACAATCGATTagttttgcataaaatttaCTGATGGTATATTTTATGGTTCTGATTAACGGCTTAAGGCTTAATCTACGTCACTGGACAGGTTTTGTGGAAGAAAGCATTTAGAATGACGCCGTTCAACGTTAACGTATCTGCGTCAGTCTGCGATACTAGTGACACCGCTTTGGAAAATCCACCAATCCTTTCTGGGTCGACCGGTGGCTGAAGGAATCTTTTGGGCCTGTCAAAtgttacagttttttttttgtaaatgggTCCCAATATCGAAttagaaacaacaacaacatctggctggtgtgtgctaatttTGTTATTGTTAGTACGATTAAACGCACCCGGGTGAAGGTCGCACGAGGCTATCGCGCACGGTTTCGGGTGCTGCCATTGAAACCGGCACGGCACTGATTACCAGCCAGCCCCTGTCTTCCGGGCTCATGTTGGGTGGATTTATTTTgcatctgctgctgcggtgATGCGCTTCGAGCTCTCTAAAATGTTGCTGGCCGTGCTGGACGTCATTCCACGGCCACGAGTGGTACGATCGCGCGCGCACTTTATTGTCTCTGTCGGAGCAGAGGAATTAATCGGGACATCATCGTTTTACAATACCGTACCGTGTGCCGGGCCGTAACCGGTTCTGTTCCATGCTTTTGGGCATAGGCAGGAAGGATCGATCTGGCCGAATGACGTTAATTTGGTTCCTTTTACCTGCGTTTAAAAACCGTGCCATTGGGAAACTATTGGTTTGGGTCTCGGGATATTGAACCGGTTTATCAGAAAGCTTCAAAACATTTGCTTGACGTCATAGGATCTGCAGCATGTTTAATGAAGGCAGTGATTTATCTTATGCTGTTCGTTCCACGTActttcatttaaaaatgttGGTCCACTTTCCCAGATGTCACTCCAGATGTGCTAACTACCTTACCGTACTTACGCAGGACGACAC
It contains:
- the LOC118509808 gene encoding uncharacterized protein LOC118509808 gives rise to the protein MIDVDQPCRVCLSEGTWNIFSSNVINDSLCTVASINHIRDKLQYVTQLQVDANDGLPLRICELCIVQLNLAYRFKQLAADSDSKLREQYRAKDTPPQCAIEDALIVEAMIQEDSEGFSFPTKQERDDCTSEISLGPTVVHEPSTEHYARINEASMFNGPMTPDPGTLPGMVYLQKDIINPAEDEAFINDIIKKEVISIPWPIVNDCTSSAGEGSASKRTPTPPKQSSGGKRKKSRKSPLKRRRLSASEGEAMDGLEKNLQLQQQLAKKAKKRRTAVVVPETTANRTEAPTGTTAGSAKHGLENRLQTQQQLAKKEEKQPTGPQTPTDSGGEEKDSSKPSKATLRKRRLQKVLDSLRIDMVEDKLRERHSLQSGHTSQGILPLLSSSMKRRNSICVSVLPPWM
- the LOC118509810 gene encoding RING finger protein nenya-like isoform X2 gives rise to the protein MSVTRWIHCNSCFHLLSRKERKFYHLSCRHVLCKQCMAKTNRGTVCPICQKPLERFTELSNQMDRKEKMYYDPGCLKVLSVAYQSVVFQHRQRENMIRGILRCRIAINQMKEMEDTMRQKIVETQRRYEKFRTYRRNLQETMRQMSPRYPGGPMVGDPTTRRPALQPATPNHPSSALSNRRDDDPSSRRYDQRRTTTPTSTISSSFVESFGTPPSVTDGSFKRQHVTTMNSQRGNTGAARQVMVEGAKQGLTGIDAFANDSGISGMQTPSSSLSFGGSSRVAAQPRHQQHQYLTPSTPSTPARYQSYLHHNQMLSSINPRP
- the LOC118509810 gene encoding uncharacterized protein LOC118509810 isoform X1, yielding MTRCPLRAGYTATVAFIFYRERSESFIIFPAGMCSVSNAWLKRVDRGTVCPICQKPLERFTELSNQMDRKEKMYYDPGCLKVLSVAYQSVVFQHRQRENMIRGILRCRIAINQMKEMEDTMRQKIVETQRRYEKFRTYRRNLQETMRQMSPRYPGGPMVGDPTTRRPALQPATPNHPSSALSNRRDDDPSSRRYDQRRTTTPTSTISSSFVESFGTPPSVTDGSFKRQHVTTMNSQRGNTGAARQVMVEGAKQGLTGIDAFANDSGISGMQTPSSSLSFGGSSRVAAQPRHQQHQYLTPSTPSTPARYQSYLHHNQMLSSINPRP